In Drosophila santomea strain STO CAGO 1482 chromosome 3L, Prin_Dsan_1.1, whole genome shotgun sequence, a single window of DNA contains:
- the LOC120450306 gene encoding N-acetylgalactosaminyltransferase 6, whose product MRRPNIKWIVKASLLLLVSLTLFILVTSWISSTPFTNKPVHHGVEPVPEKAGLSGDAQVKVPAIRQPESKKPQEPDFEEDPELQKIDEPEPVDEELHNPQPAEEESQQQPQDELQMAAPADGLVKKDWHDYTFMEKDAKRVGLGEKGKAATLDDESQRDLEKQKSLENGFNALLSDSISVNRSLPDIRHPLCRKKEYVVKLPTVSVIIIFYNEYLSVLMRSVHSLINRSPPELMKEIILVDDHSDREYLGMELETYIAEHFKWVRVVRLPRRTGLIGARAAGARNATAEVLIFLDSHVEANYNWLPPLLEPIALNKRTAVCPFIDVIDHTNFNYRAQDEGARGAFDWEFFYKRLPLLEEDLKHPADPFKSPVMAGGLFAISREFFWELGGYDEGLDIWGGEQYELSFKIWMCGGEMYDAPCSRIGHIYRGPRNHQPSPRKGDYLHKNYKRVAEVWMDEYKNYLYSHGDGLYESVDPGDLTEQKAIRTKLKCKSFKWFMEEVAFDLMKTYPPVDPPSYARGALQNVGNQNLCLDTMGRKKHNKMGMYACANDIKIPQRTQFWELSWKRDLRLRRKKECLDVQIWDANAPVWLWDCHMQGGNQYWYYDYRKKLLLHGKEGRRCLELLPFSQEVVANKCDPDNRFQQWNFGSFNKTALDNYSQDLILDL is encoded by the exons TGGTCTCCCTGACTCTCTTCATACTGGTAACCAGCTGGATCTCTTCCACTCCGTTCACCAACAAGCCAGTCCATCATGGCGTGGAGCCCGTGCCCGAGAAGGCTGGCCTTTCCGGCGATGCCCAGGTGAAGGTGCCAGCTATTCGGCAACCAGAATCTAAGAAACCGCAAGAGCCCGACTTTGAAGAGGATCCTGAGCTGCAGAAGATCGATGAGCCGGAACCGGTGGATGAGGAGCTCCATAATCCGCAGCCGGCAGAAGAGgaatcgcagcagcagccccaGGACGAGCTCCAGATGGCGGCGCCAGCGGATGGATTGGTGAAGAAGGATTGGCATGACTATACCTTCATGGAGAAGGATGCCAAGCGCGTGGGCCTCGGAGAGAAGGGAAAGGCCGCCACCCTGGACGATGAGTCCCAGCGAGATTTGGAGAAGCAAAAGTCACTGGAAAATGGATTTAATGCCCTGCTGTCGGATTCCATATCTGTTAACCGTTCGCTGCCCGACATTCGCCATCCTCT ATGTCGCAAAAAGGAGTACGTGGTGAAGTTGCCCACAGTCAGTGTGATAATCATCTTTTACAACGAATACCTGAGCGTGCTGATGCGCTCAGTTCACAGCCTGATTAATCGCTCACCGCCGGAGCTGATGAAGGAGATCATTCTGGTGGACGATCACAGTGACCGGGAGTATCTGGGAATGGAGCTGGAGACCTATATTGCGGAACACTTCAAGTGGGTTCGTGTGGTGCGGCTGCCAAGGCGCACGGGATTGATTGGAGCCCGAGCAGCAGGCGCAAGGAATGCCACTGCCGAGGTGCTCATTTTCCTCGATTCCCATGTGGAGGCAAACTACAACTGGCTGCCACCGTTGCTGGAACCGATTGCCTTGAACAAACGGACGGCGGTGTGTCCCTTTATTGATGTGATTGACCACACCAACTTCAACTACCGGGCGCAGGATGAGGGAGCCCGAGGAGCCTTCGACTGGGAGTTCTTCTACAAGCGATTGCCATTGCTGGAAGAAGATCTGAAGCATCCGGCCGATCCGTTCAAGAGTCCCGTCATGGCTGGCGGTCTATTTGCCATTTCCAGAGAGTTCTTCTGGGAACTGGGCGGCTACGATGAGGGCCTGGACATCTGGGGCGGAGAGCAGTATGAGCTCAGCTTCAAGATCTGGATGTGTGGCGGCGAAATGTACGATGCACCTTGCTCTCGCATTGGTCACATATATCGCGGACCTCGCAACCATCAGCCGAGTCCCAGGAAGGGCGATTACCTGCACAAG AACTACAAACGAGTGGCGGAGGTGTGGATGGACGAGTATAAGAACTACCTGTACAGTCACGGTGACGGTCTCTACGAGAGCGTGGATCCTGGCGATTTGACGGAGCAGAAGGCCATCCGCACCAAGCTGAAGTGCAAGTCCTTCAAGTGGTTCATGGAGGAGGTGGCCTTCGATCTGATGAAGACCTATCCGCCGGTAGATCCGCCGTCCTATGCCAGGGGCGCCCTGCAGAATGTGGGCAATCAAAACCTTTGCCTGGACACGATGGGCAGAAAGAAGCACAACAAAATGGGAATGTACGCGTGTGCCAACGACATAAAGATTCCGCAGCGAACGCAATTCTGGGAGCTGAGCTGGAAGCGAGACTTGCGTCTGCGGCGAAAGAAGGAGTGCCTGGACGTGCAGATCTGGGATGCCAACGCGCCCGTTTGGCTGTGGGACTGTCACATGCAGGGTGGCAACCAGTACTGGTACTATGACTACCGCAAGAAGCTGCTCCTGCACGGCAAGGAGGGCAGAAGGTGCCTGGAGCTGCTGCCCTTCTCGCAGGAGGTGGTGGCCAATAAGTGCGATCCCGACAATCGGTTCCAGCAATGGAACTTTGGCTCGTTCAACAAAACGGCGCTGGACAACTACTCGCAGGATCTCATCCTCGACCTTTAA